From the genome of Hevea brasiliensis isolate MT/VB/25A 57/8 unplaced genomic scaffold, ASM3005281v1 Scaf379, whole genome shotgun sequence, one region includes:
- the LOC131177251 gene encoding uncharacterized protein LOC131177251 isoform X2 — MTAIVPISEEDPTLAVVRFTSELAWADAGPEVAEQQVSRLCVEAQECMVMGRWLDLASLMLTSADLIFSNSKVSEKDLECIFTVMCDLVSKLESPDEALEMAKLICGKIIQQPTDKPALRLKILFNLYNLLENTYSRFYVYMKALNLAVSGKVTEHVIPSFKKIDSFLKEWNLEVKDQRDLFLGISNVLRESKSSGKDSFKFLTKYLATFSGEDAYAMGEAKEEAVRTIIEFVKAPDIFQCDLLDMPAVGQLEKDAKHALVYQLLNIFLTQRLDAYLEFQAANSTLLKSYGLVHEDCISKMRLMSLVDLASDGSGRIPYTLIQDTLRINDDEVELWVVKAITAKLINCKMDQMNQVVLVSCTERVFGQHQWLTLRAKLATWRGDIANVINTIQANKMTEDGSQAMQGLMIR; from the exons ATGACGGCCATCGTTCCTATATCCGAAGAAGATCCGACGCTCGCCGTCGTCCGCTTCACCTCTGAGCTTGCCTGGGCCGACGCGGGTCCTGAG GTTGCAGAGCAACAAGTTTCTAGGCTTTGTGTGGAAGCACAAGAATGCATGGTGATGGGCAGATGGTTGGACTTGGCATCTTTAATGCTCACTTCAGCTGACTTGATATTCTCCAACTCTAAGGTGTCAGAGAAAG ATCTTGAGTGTATCTTCACTGTTATGTGTGATCTTGTCTCCAAGTTGGAAAGTCCAGATGAAGCACTTGAGATGGCAAAACTCATATGCGGAAAAATTATTCAGCAGCCAACTGACAAGCCTGCATTGCGATTGAAGAT CTTGTTCAATCTGTACAATCTGCTGGAGAACACATACAGCCGGTTCTATGTTTACATGAAGGCTCTGAATTTGGCAGTGAGCGGAAAAGTCACAGAGCATGTCATACCTTCTTTCAAAAAGATTGATAGTTTCTTGAAAGAGTGGAATCTTGAGGTGAAGGACCAGAGGGATCTTTTTCTTGGAATTTCTAATGTACTGAGAGAGAGTAAGAG CTCAGGaaaggattctttcaaattcctgacCAAGTATTTAGCAACCTTTTCTGGGGAGGATGCATATGCAATGGGTGAAGCCAAGGAGGAAGCTGTGCGCACAATTATCGAATTTGTCAAGGCACCTGACATATTTCAG TGTGACCTGCTAGATATGCCTGCTGTGGGGCAGTTGGAAAAGGACGCTAAGCATGCATTGGTATATCAGCTTTTGAATATCTTTCTGACGCAGAGGCTAGATGCCTATTTAGAGTTTCAGGCTGCAAATTCTACTTTGCTGAAAAGCTATG GTCTTGTTCATGAAGATTGTATATCAAAGATGAGATTGATGTCATTGGTGGATCTTGCCTCAGATGGATCTGGTCGAATTCCATATACTCTTATCCAGGATACTCTTCGG ATTAATGATGATGAGGTGGAATTATGGGTTGTGAAGGCGATAACAGCTAAGTTAATCAACTGTAAAATGGACCAGATGAATCAAGTTGTACTTGTGAG CTGTACTGAGCGTGTGTTTGGGCAGCATCAGTGGCTGACACTTAGAGCAAAACTTGCTACTTGGAGG GGCGATATTGCGAATGTGATAAACACCATCCAAGCTAACAAGATGACTGAAGATGGATCACAGGCAATGCAAGGGTTGATGATTCGTTAG
- the LOC131177251 gene encoding uncharacterized protein LOC131177251 isoform X1 produces MTAIVPISEEDPTLAVVRFTSELAWADAGPEVAEQQVSRLCVEAQECMVMGRWLDLASLMLTSADLIFSNSKVSEKDLECIFTVMCDLVSKLESPDEALEMAKLICGKIIQQPTDKPALRLKILFNLYNLLENTYSRFYVYMKALNLAVSGKVTEHVIPSFKKIDSFLKEWNLEVKDQRDLFLGISNVLRESKSSGKDSFKFLTKYLATFSGEDAYAMGEAKEEAVRTIIEFVKAPDIFQCDLLDMPAVGQLEKDAKHALVYQLLNIFLTQRLDAYLEFQAANSTLLKSYGLVHEDCISKMRLMSLVDLASDGSGRIPYTLIQDTLRINDDEVELWVVKAITAKLINCKMDQMNQVVLVSSCTERVFGQHQWLTLRAKLATWRGDIANVINTIQANKMTEDGSQAMQGLMIR; encoded by the exons ATGACGGCCATCGTTCCTATATCCGAAGAAGATCCGACGCTCGCCGTCGTCCGCTTCACCTCTGAGCTTGCCTGGGCCGACGCGGGTCCTGAG GTTGCAGAGCAACAAGTTTCTAGGCTTTGTGTGGAAGCACAAGAATGCATGGTGATGGGCAGATGGTTGGACTTGGCATCTTTAATGCTCACTTCAGCTGACTTGATATTCTCCAACTCTAAGGTGTCAGAGAAAG ATCTTGAGTGTATCTTCACTGTTATGTGTGATCTTGTCTCCAAGTTGGAAAGTCCAGATGAAGCACTTGAGATGGCAAAACTCATATGCGGAAAAATTATTCAGCAGCCAACTGACAAGCCTGCATTGCGATTGAAGAT CTTGTTCAATCTGTACAATCTGCTGGAGAACACATACAGCCGGTTCTATGTTTACATGAAGGCTCTGAATTTGGCAGTGAGCGGAAAAGTCACAGAGCATGTCATACCTTCTTTCAAAAAGATTGATAGTTTCTTGAAAGAGTGGAATCTTGAGGTGAAGGACCAGAGGGATCTTTTTCTTGGAATTTCTAATGTACTGAGAGAGAGTAAGAG CTCAGGaaaggattctttcaaattcctgacCAAGTATTTAGCAACCTTTTCTGGGGAGGATGCATATGCAATGGGTGAAGCCAAGGAGGAAGCTGTGCGCACAATTATCGAATTTGTCAAGGCACCTGACATATTTCAG TGTGACCTGCTAGATATGCCTGCTGTGGGGCAGTTGGAAAAGGACGCTAAGCATGCATTGGTATATCAGCTTTTGAATATCTTTCTGACGCAGAGGCTAGATGCCTATTTAGAGTTTCAGGCTGCAAATTCTACTTTGCTGAAAAGCTATG GTCTTGTTCATGAAGATTGTATATCAAAGATGAGATTGATGTCATTGGTGGATCTTGCCTCAGATGGATCTGGTCGAATTCCATATACTCTTATCCAGGATACTCTTCGG ATTAATGATGATGAGGTGGAATTATGGGTTGTGAAGGCGATAACAGCTAAGTTAATCAACTGTAAAATGGACCAGATGAATCAAGTTGTACTTGTGAG TAGCTGTACTGAGCGTGTGTTTGGGCAGCATCAGTGGCTGACACTTAGAGCAAAACTTGCTACTTGGAGG GGCGATATTGCGAATGTGATAAACACCATCCAAGCTAACAAGATGACTGAAGATGGATCACAGGCAATGCAAGGGTTGATGATTCGTTAG